In Endozoicomonas sp. GU-1, one DNA window encodes the following:
- a CDS encoding SNF2-related protein produces the protein MEAGQKVRLKQNPGKVGILTGKEKKLGGRLRLQVRFAESNEWCPERSLEIVESDDRPDVVDLLEKSRFGRAQDLRGALTHSRLSGRLADLIYSMHTTNTDFYPYQFKPVLNFLDSPCRGLLIADEVGLGKTIEAGLIWTELRARIDARRLLVLCPAMLREKWRDELALRFGIAAETCNAGELLDKLNRFRRGEIDEFVLVGSTQGLRPPRGWDSDETISNDRAKLASLLDSCALSESLFDAVIVDEAHYLRNPNSQTAALGHLLRNVTDHLVLLSATPIQLSSADLFHLLTLLDEDSFHYKQAFGDILQANEPILRLRDSILSQKINRAEAVQILQNAQSHPLLKSNRQLQLLIDSFPASQELKTTETRSQIAERLERINLLGRVVSRTRKSEVHEWRVVRTPVAEKVEMSSLERRVYDEVTACVRSYCEQYDLSQGFMLTIPQRQLSSSMPAAIRAWRKKLDQVTLEELAYESVGDDLSETKNTANTVGPLVSELMKITRNLGLGSFDDFKKHDSKYIKLIENLRQYWNDYPNKKVVLFSYYRGTLEYLEERLREDGIKPIRLVGGMKQSKYEIIEHFRTSDEAQILLSSEVASEGVDLQFSSLLINYDLPWNPMRVEQRIGRIDRLGQKEQRINIWNLFYKDTIDDRVYSRLLKRLDIFTRALGNMESVLGDSILHMTYDLLRHNLSKEQEKERIDQTAQAIANLSRQEERLEEEAAHLVAHGDYILNQVKAAQELNRFVSSQDLWVYFKDFFSEAYPGCQFSKVQDDVLLFEIELSTDAKVDLDHHLTSLRLKGKTRLTGASGSKIRYLFKNKTGLAKAGTEIVNQYHPVFRFISSSIRAGKTHYFPLVALQIASSKIPSVQKGRYQFVVQRWSVSGERDIEKLVFRAMPLAVGAQIMSSEEAEALVALTASEGSEWHGANNEIPNDVAEECYGICLGALEDAEAQYRLQITSENDDRIDLQISTLKSHIAKQIETIQQVIDKYRDSEKQQMIPANLGRIRKLEEQRDTRLSQLEKKRNLALESHHVCSGVIDVF, from the coding sequence ATGGAAGCAGGTCAAAAAGTCAGGTTAAAGCAGAATCCAGGTAAAGTAGGCATCCTCACAGGCAAGGAAAAGAAGCTGGGTGGGCGGCTAAGGCTTCAGGTGAGGTTTGCTGAGAGCAATGAATGGTGCCCGGAGCGTAGTCTCGAAATTGTAGAGAGTGATGATCGGCCAGATGTGGTTGATTTACTTGAAAAATCTCGCTTTGGTCGAGCTCAAGATCTCCGCGGAGCCCTTACCCATAGCCGATTGTCTGGTAGGCTTGCTGATCTGATCTATAGCATGCATACAACCAATACTGATTTTTATCCCTATCAGTTTAAGCCTGTACTGAACTTTTTGGATTCTCCCTGTCGAGGCCTCTTAATTGCCGATGAAGTCGGCCTTGGTAAAACTATTGAAGCTGGACTGATTTGGACGGAGCTAAGGGCCCGAATTGATGCCCGAAGGTTGTTAGTACTCTGCCCTGCAATGCTCAGGGAAAAATGGCGGGATGAGTTGGCGCTTCGCTTTGGTATAGCTGCTGAAACTTGCAACGCTGGTGAGCTGTTGGATAAGCTTAACCGGTTTCGCCGTGGGGAAATTGATGAGTTTGTTCTTGTTGGAAGCACACAGGGGTTAAGGCCTCCGCGCGGATGGGATAGCGATGAAACCATTAGCAATGACAGGGCAAAGTTGGCCAGTCTTCTTGACTCGTGTGCGCTCAGTGAAAGCCTTTTTGATGCAGTCATTGTTGATGAAGCGCACTATCTTCGGAATCCAAATAGTCAGACTGCAGCACTGGGGCATTTATTAAGAAATGTGACTGATCATTTAGTCCTGCTCTCTGCCACTCCGATTCAGCTCAGCAGTGCTGATCTTTTCCATCTTTTAACTCTATTGGATGAAGATAGCTTCCATTACAAGCAGGCGTTTGGGGATATTCTGCAAGCTAATGAGCCAATCCTGAGACTGCGAGACAGCATACTCAGTCAGAAGATCAATCGAGCAGAGGCAGTACAAATCTTACAAAATGCCCAAAGCCATCCGCTTTTGAAAAGTAACCGACAGCTGCAGTTATTAATCGATTCATTTCCTGCTAGCCAGGAACTTAAGACCACTGAAACAAGGAGCCAGATTGCGGAACGGCTTGAACGGATCAATTTGTTGGGCAGGGTTGTATCCCGAACCAGAAAATCAGAAGTTCATGAATGGCGGGTAGTTAGAACACCGGTTGCTGAAAAAGTTGAAATGTCTTCACTGGAACGGCGAGTCTATGATGAGGTAACTGCCTGCGTCAGATCATATTGTGAACAGTATGATTTATCACAAGGCTTTATGTTAACTATTCCTCAAAGGCAGTTAAGCAGCTCTATGCCTGCGGCCATAAGAGCCTGGAGGAAGAAGTTGGATCAGGTGACTCTAGAAGAGCTTGCTTATGAGTCAGTTGGTGACGATCTCTCCGAGACCAAAAATACTGCGAATACCGTAGGCCCTCTTGTTTCTGAGCTGATGAAAATAACCCGTAATTTGGGTTTGGGTAGTTTCGATGATTTTAAGAAACACGATAGTAAGTACATAAAACTGATTGAAAACCTACGTCAATATTGGAACGATTACCCAAATAAAAAAGTCGTGCTTTTCTCTTACTACAGGGGCACTCTCGAGTATCTTGAAGAGAGGCTCCGTGAAGATGGCATTAAACCTATCCGGCTGGTTGGCGGCATGAAGCAAAGTAAGTATGAGATCATTGAACACTTTAGAACTTCTGATGAGGCTCAAATACTTCTGTCTTCTGAGGTTGCCAGTGAAGGTGTTGATCTCCAGTTTTCCAGCCTGTTAATAAATTATGACTTGCCTTGGAACCCCATGCGGGTTGAGCAACGGATTGGTCGTATTGATCGCTTGGGTCAAAAAGAGCAGAGAATAAATATCTGGAACCTGTTCTATAAAGATACAATTGATGATCGTGTGTATAGTCGGCTGCTCAAAAGGCTGGATATCTTTACAAGAGCCTTGGGGAATATGGAGTCCGTTCTGGGAGACTCTATTCTTCACATGACCTATGATCTGCTGAGGCATAATCTCAGTAAAGAGCAAGAAAAAGAGAGGATTGACCAGACTGCCCAGGCTATTGCCAACCTTAGTCGCCAAGAGGAAAGACTAGAGGAGGAAGCCGCCCATCTGGTTGCTCACGGTGACTATATTCTTAATCAGGTAAAAGCCGCTCAGGAACTCAATCGTTTTGTGAGCAGTCAGGATCTTTGGGTTTATTTTAAAGATTTCTTTAGTGAAGCCTATCCTGGATGCCAGTTCTCAAAAGTACAGGATGATGTTCTTTTATTTGAAATCGAGCTATCTACAGATGCCAAAGTGGATTTGGATCATCATTTGACCAGTCTGCGACTGAAGGGTAAAACCCGGTTAACAGGTGCTTCCGGTAGCAAGATTCGCTATCTGTTCAAAAATAAAACAGGTTTGGCTAAAGCCGGAACCGAGATTGTTAATCAGTACCATCCGGTATTCAGGTTTATCAGTTCCAGCATTCGAGCGGGTAAAACACATTATTTTCCCTTGGTTGCTCTGCAGATCGCCTCTTCAAAAATCCCTTCAGTCCAAAAGGGACGGTATCAGTTTGTCGTTCAACGATGGTCAGTCAGTGGGGAGCGAGATATTGAGAAGCTTGTCTTTAGAGCAATGCCATTGGCCGTTGGTGCTCAAATAATGAGCTCTGAAGAAGCGGAAGCTTTGGTTGCACTTACCGCATCTGAAGGGAGTGAGTGGCATGGTGCAAATAATGAAATTCCGAATGATGTGGCTGAAGAGTGCTATGGAATTTGTCTTGGTGCATTGGAAGATGCAGAAGCCCAATACCGGTTACAAATCACCAGTGAAAATGATGACCGTATTGACTTACAAATATCAACGTTAAAAAGTCATATTGCCAAGCAAATAGAAACAATTCAGCAAGTCATAGACAAATATCGGGACTCGGAAAAGCAGCAGATGATTCCTGCCAACCTCGGTCGGATCCGGAAGCTTGAGGAACAGCGAGATACCCGGTTAAGCCAACTAGAGAAAAAGAGAAATTTAGCTCTAGAGTCTCATCATGTGTGCTCAGGGGTGATAGACGTTTTCTAG
- a CDS encoding restriction endonuclease subunit S, protein MEKLPEGWERCRLGDVVQYGKTTKAEMSSVADDVWILELEDIEKNTSKLLKRVTFAERASKSAKNIFNAGDVLYGKLRPYLNKVIIAQEDGICSSEIIPLSPDSRYVDKSYLFYWLKGQEFLSYVDAVSYGVNMPRLGTKDAVNAPFLLAPKETQTQIAEKLDDLLGQVATIQARLDQLPAIIKQFRQSVLVAAVTGNLTEASRCSLSAEIGLSPISVGPSKAKIPETWSWKKLTELTALESGHTPRKSIPEYWENGDQYWICLQDIRAAHGKVITDTKYKPTALGIDNSSARMLPKGTVCFSRDISVGFTTIMGKEMSTTQHFANWICGSALNNFYLMYAFMAAQHDLTIGGQGTTVKTIYMPALKEFYLVTPPIEEQREIVEKVQSYFGMAEVLEASLRKAQEHVDNITQSILAKAFRGELVDQQEGDESAEVLLQKIAEARVEAELLEKATKKATRGRKTAKA, encoded by the coding sequence ATGGAAAAATTGCCAGAAGGTTGGGAGCGGTGCAGGCTTGGTGACGTTGTACAGTACGGTAAAACAACCAAAGCAGAGATGTCCTCAGTTGCAGATGACGTTTGGATTCTAGAACTGGAAGACATTGAGAAAAATACATCAAAGCTGCTGAAACGGGTCACTTTCGCTGAGCGAGCATCAAAAAGTGCCAAAAATATTTTTAACGCAGGTGATGTTCTTTATGGCAAGCTCCGCCCATACCTAAATAAGGTAATCATTGCTCAGGAAGACGGCATTTGCTCCTCCGAAATTATCCCGCTTTCGCCCGATAGCCGTTATGTGGACAAAAGTTATTTGTTTTACTGGCTCAAGGGACAAGAGTTTTTGTCTTATGTTGATGCGGTAAGTTACGGCGTAAATATGCCAAGACTAGGCACTAAAGATGCTGTAAACGCTCCGTTTTTGCTTGCTCCTAAAGAGACTCAGACACAGATTGCTGAAAAACTGGATGACCTGCTGGGACAGGTTGCCACTATCCAAGCGCGCCTTGATCAATTACCTGCCATTATCAAGCAATTTCGACAGTCAGTACTCGTTGCAGCAGTTACAGGTAACTTAACGGAAGCCTCGCGATGTTCTCTGTCAGCAGAAATAGGACTTTCACCGATTTCCGTTGGACCATCCAAAGCCAAGATTCCGGAGACGTGGAGCTGGAAAAAGCTAACTGAACTCACTGCTCTTGAGTCTGGCCATACTCCCAGAAAATCTATCCCTGAATATTGGGAGAATGGTGATCAGTACTGGATTTGCCTTCAGGATATCCGTGCAGCACATGGTAAAGTCATTACAGATACAAAGTATAAGCCGACAGCACTTGGTATCGATAACTCAAGCGCAAGAATGCTTCCCAAAGGCACTGTATGCTTTTCACGGGACATTTCTGTTGGTTTTACCACGATAATGGGTAAAGAAATGTCTACAACTCAGCATTTTGCAAACTGGATATGTGGAAGCGCGTTGAACAACTTTTATCTTATGTATGCCTTCATGGCTGCACAGCATGACTTAACAATTGGAGGACAAGGAACGACTGTAAAAACGATTTATATGCCCGCATTGAAGGAGTTCTATCTCGTTACTCCTCCAATTGAAGAACAAAGAGAAATTGTTGAGAAGGTACAGTCCTATTTCGGTATGGCTGAAGTTCTTGAAGCCAGCCTGAGAAAGGCACAAGAACATGTAGATAATATAACACAGAGTATCTTAGCCAAAGCCTTCCGAGGTGAACTGGTAGATCAGCAGGAAGGCGATGAATCCGCCGAAGTTTTGCTACAAAAAATCGCCGAGGCCCGCGTCGAAGCTGAACTGCTGGAAAAAGCCACCAAAAAAGCAACCCGAGGCAGAAAGACTGCCAAAGCCTGA
- a CDS encoding N-6 DNA methylase, with protein sequence MNKNDLVSKLWKLCDDLRDGGVSYQNYVNELATLLFLKMCEEAGLEEDLLPDGFRWKNLLEKKGQDQHQFYRNMLVQLGDDEHSVVRAIFQNVNTSITQAKNLTKLVSAMDALDWYNEDETAARDDFGDMYEGLLQKNANETKSGAGQYFTPRALIKSMVRLMQPEAREIVQDPAAGTAGFLIEADRYIKNNTNDLEDLDDDVQEFQRTKAFVGVELVPGTRRLALMNCLLHDIEGEGEGIIKLGNSLGATGESLPAADLILTNPPFGSASGSNITRKFVHQTNNKQLCFMQHIYNNLEPGGRAAVVVPDNVLFEGGMGTSIRKDMMDKCNVHTILRLPTGIFYAAGVKTNVLFFQKGTPDNPHQDIGCTKETWVFDLRTNMNSYGKRTPFTEQHLKPFEEVFGADKNGHSPRSEGVYHVPGSTHEPNEDEQVIANARWRKFDREYISTVKGDSLDISWLKDRSIIDAATLGKPEILAEKAMTEMVEALQEINNLMLALGAKEASDKLINTLASEFDLAPREELETITENGEEVEA encoded by the coding sequence ATGAACAAAAACGACTTGGTCTCCAAGCTCTGGAAGTTATGTGATGACTTGAGAGATGGCGGCGTCTCTTACCAGAACTACGTGAATGAGCTGGCCACGCTGCTATTTCTGAAAATGTGTGAAGAAGCCGGACTGGAAGAGGATTTGCTTCCCGATGGTTTCCGCTGGAAAAACCTCCTGGAAAAGAAGGGGCAGGATCAACACCAGTTCTATCGCAATATGCTGGTTCAGCTGGGCGATGATGAACACTCCGTGGTACGAGCCATCTTCCAGAATGTGAATACCAGCATTACCCAGGCCAAAAACCTCACCAAGCTGGTCTCCGCCATGGATGCCCTGGACTGGTACAACGAAGACGAAACCGCTGCCCGTGATGACTTCGGCGATATGTATGAAGGTTTGTTGCAGAAAAACGCCAACGAAACCAAGTCTGGCGCTGGCCAGTACTTTACGCCACGAGCACTGATCAAATCCATGGTACGGCTTATGCAACCGGAAGCACGGGAAATTGTGCAGGACCCTGCTGCGGGTACCGCAGGTTTCCTGATTGAAGCGGATCGCTACATCAAGAACAACACTAATGATCTTGAAGACCTGGACGATGATGTTCAGGAGTTCCAGCGCACCAAGGCATTTGTTGGCGTTGAATTAGTGCCCGGAACCCGTCGTTTAGCACTGATGAACTGTCTGCTTCACGATATTGAAGGCGAAGGTGAAGGTATTATCAAACTCGGCAACAGCCTGGGTGCCACCGGTGAAAGTTTACCTGCGGCTGATCTGATTTTGACTAACCCACCCTTTGGCAGTGCTTCTGGCAGTAATATCACCCGTAAGTTTGTTCACCAGACCAATAACAAACAGCTCTGCTTTATGCAGCATATCTACAACAATTTGGAGCCCGGTGGTCGAGCAGCGGTGGTGGTGCCGGATAACGTGCTGTTTGAGGGAGGGATGGGTACATCCATCCGTAAAGATATGATGGACAAATGCAACGTGCATACCATCCTGCGACTGCCGACCGGTATTTTCTATGCGGCTGGTGTAAAAACTAACGTACTCTTTTTCCAGAAAGGGACACCAGATAATCCACATCAGGATATAGGTTGCACCAAAGAGACCTGGGTGTTTGATCTGCGTACCAATATGAATTCTTATGGTAAGCGAACACCTTTCACAGAACAGCACTTGAAGCCGTTTGAAGAAGTGTTTGGCGCGGATAAAAACGGTCATAGCCCACGTTCAGAAGGTGTTTATCATGTGCCCGGTTCAACCCATGAACCCAATGAAGATGAGCAAGTGATAGCCAATGCTCGTTGGCGTAAATTTGATCGGGAGTATATCAGTACGGTAAAAGGAGACTCGCTTGATATCTCTTGGCTGAAAGACCGTTCCATTATAGATGCTGCCACCCTTGGTAAGCCCGAAATCCTTGCGGAAAAAGCCATGACAGAGATGGTGGAAGCTCTACAAGAGATCAACAACCTAATGTTGGCACTTGGAGCCAAAGAAGCCTCTGACAAACTAATCAATACTCTAGCCAGTGAGTTTGATCTTGCGCCTCGTGAAGAGTTGGAAACCATTACCGAAAATGGTGAAGAGGTTGAGGCGTGA
- a CDS encoding PcfJ domain-containing protein translates to MAVTSTLQQGSADSTSQKIYWSEELQRLEIDWTETLGYPCKLIVSSWENGIEWWSELEDETHRPVLFAEPGLNFLAETDSPAIKQWQSTVLEHLLRALQPFRLWNFSLLQMAFQWQEMKDLLVSNPALVWLAREYMDSHEVSFGKFRELLNCKQHQILEAIGLTGTKSAIRSLRRLQVESYSPRMAELVRQLWRQPSLVARFNHQQKIDRPFMRLVQRLPWVAGRPLAKTLDTIDCRWQYEELIQLAMDACSMSRHDPDIEERLACARSFAAVENIHNQVVEVFNADHQGHLARSMALTDDNGELLPFHSPPHPGTADIQPILTPQALSNEGKRMNHCVGSYIRQVQDGEYFVYHMESPQPLTIGVRVRLGRIISYDQIKGICNVQPDVVAKDKVLAWVKDAVTVSNALFKENSG, encoded by the coding sequence ATGGCAGTGACGAGTACCCTTCAACAGGGAAGTGCAGACAGTACCTCTCAGAAAATCTATTGGAGTGAAGAACTTCAACGGCTGGAAATTGACTGGACAGAAACCCTTGGTTACCCCTGCAAGCTGATTGTGAGTAGCTGGGAAAATGGTATTGAGTGGTGGTCAGAACTGGAAGATGAAACTCATCGTCCCGTATTGTTTGCGGAACCAGGCTTGAACTTTCTGGCAGAGACCGACAGCCCGGCGATCAAGCAGTGGCAATCGACTGTCCTAGAGCATTTACTCCGCGCTTTACAGCCTTTTCGCCTGTGGAACTTTTCATTATTGCAAATGGCCTTTCAGTGGCAGGAAATGAAGGACTTGCTTGTTTCCAACCCTGCACTGGTTTGGTTGGCAAGAGAGTATATGGATTCCCATGAGGTGTCTTTTGGAAAGTTTCGAGAGCTATTAAATTGCAAGCAGCATCAAATACTGGAGGCTATCGGGTTAACGGGAACAAAATCGGCAATACGTTCTCTTCGCCGCCTGCAGGTTGAGAGTTATAGCCCGCGCATGGCAGAGCTGGTGAGACAGCTTTGGCGTCAACCATCACTGGTTGCGCGATTTAATCATCAACAGAAAATTGACCGCCCATTTATGCGACTGGTACAGAGATTACCTTGGGTTGCCGGCAGGCCTCTGGCTAAAACTCTGGATACCATTGACTGTCGATGGCAATACGAGGAACTGATTCAACTGGCCATGGATGCCTGCAGTATGTCCCGGCACGATCCGGATATAGAGGAAAGACTGGCCTGTGCCCGGAGTTTTGCGGCCGTCGAAAACATTCATAATCAGGTAGTAGAAGTATTCAATGCGGATCATCAGGGACACTTAGCCAGAAGCATGGCCCTTACCGACGACAATGGTGAGCTGCTACCATTTCACTCTCCACCTCACCCCGGTACGGCAGATATTCAGCCAATACTCACGCCTCAGGCTTTGTCGAATGAAGGGAAGAGAATGAACCACTGCGTTGGCAGCTATATCCGCCAGGTTCAGGATGGTGAGTATTTTGTCTATCACATGGAGTCACCGCAGCCACTGACTATTGGGGTTCGGGTCAGGTTGGGGCGCATTATTAGTTATGACCAGATTAAAGGGATTTGTAATGTGCAGCCAGATGTGGTGGCCAAGGATAAGGTTCTGGCCTGGGTAAAGGATGCGGTAACCGTAAGTAATGCTTTATTCAAGGAAAATAGTGGCTGA
- the hsdR gene encoding type I restriction-modification system endonuclease, producing METSNFQFLIGVNDILYRLALAAERNYPDDPNTTMVKLRMFGEASAKHLAKLLCVDIPDNQHELLRELAKIAWVDESIISVFHKLRKLGNEAVHKFHDDLGDAENCLRLAYRLAVWYYRLLKKETDFVAPVFVVPTSQSGEVLQKEVLSLKEELRKAQGFKTVTAEELASKENQLVALQGYISILESKQEETEEQTKARIEALEAQLKQKDEELAKKTERQRKEYKKEMTERAAKRSLDLSEKETRFLIDDQLRQADWEADTQKFTFAKGVRPEPGKNRAIAEWPTVDGGWADYILFVGLQPVAVVEAKKKNSDVSGKLNQAENYSLNFDYNFLKQTLLDEAVDNDVRKLINDHFSDNQPSWVDSSGSRYFRVPFVYSTNGRPYLRQLQTKSGIWFRDVRKKANYPKALPVWHQPEELINKLKSDPKKAHEWLKANTLDRLGLRYFQEEAVLAVEAAIERGQQNMLLAMATGTGKTRTAIAIMYRLIQSGRFNRILFLVDRTALGEQAIDSFDDTRINDEPFNTIFDIKELTDKFPDDSTAIHVATVQSLVKRTLFSDEFMPTERYDVIIVDEAHRGYILDKEQTEGEQVFRNQKDYISSYRRILDHFDAVKIGLTATPALHTLDIFGEPVYRYSYRKAVIDGYLTDQEPPVKIVTALSEGGISFEKGETVQRITKNGELILDDLEDEQSFDVADFNRKVIAPGFNKAVCEELVNHIDLTSPQKTLIFCVKNSHADMVVEDLREAFKKKYPEFESDAILKITGESEDNPKRLQSLLTRFDKERLPNIVVTVDLLTTGIDVPSICNLVFLRKVKSRILYEQMKGRATRLCPEIGKTSFRIFDAVNLYETLEPVDTMKPVVIRPKVSLRELVNEITDSETYKVQEADGRSFAEHSHEQLISKIQRIIGLAQFNRIKSPEVDKSIKRFDDVLTGIAGCDFNSFGRVLKEKGPQLAAEIFEKDTGMVERLENLKELINDLRDEPIFTDIPDQVIDVRREFGLFDKAEDFLEAFDSFVKGNLNKHVALQTIANRPRDLTRRELLDLVEWFDKEYFDESSLRVAWKAKTDQDIAARLIGHIRQAAVGDALKPFDDRVDHALIKIKNENQWSPVQQEWLDRLAKTLKESVVIDDDTFKIGNYRRRGGKRKVDAAFEGKLTEVLDKFSDYMWDELA from the coding sequence ATGGAAACCAGTAACTTTCAGTTCTTGATAGGCGTCAACGACATTCTCTACCGGCTTGCTTTAGCCGCAGAACGAAATTACCCCGACGATCCAAACACAACCATGGTCAAACTGCGCATGTTTGGGGAGGCGAGTGCCAAACATCTGGCAAAGTTACTCTGTGTTGATATTCCCGATAACCAGCATGAGCTGCTTCGAGAGCTGGCAAAGATTGCCTGGGTCGATGAGTCCATTATCTCGGTATTTCATAAACTCCGTAAGCTGGGCAACGAGGCAGTTCATAAGTTTCATGATGATCTGGGTGATGCTGAGAACTGTCTGCGTCTCGCTTATCGCTTGGCGGTCTGGTATTACCGGCTGCTGAAAAAAGAGACCGACTTTGTCGCACCTGTATTTGTTGTACCTACAAGCCAATCAGGTGAAGTGCTACAAAAAGAAGTGTTGAGTCTTAAAGAAGAGCTGCGCAAAGCTCAGGGATTCAAAACCGTAACGGCTGAAGAGCTGGCCTCCAAAGAAAATCAGCTGGTTGCTTTGCAGGGCTATATTTCCATTCTGGAAAGCAAGCAGGAAGAAACTGAAGAACAAACCAAGGCTCGTATTGAGGCACTGGAAGCCCAGTTAAAGCAAAAAGACGAAGAACTGGCCAAGAAAACTGAGCGCCAGCGAAAAGAATACAAGAAAGAGATGACGGAACGGGCAGCAAAACGCAGCCTGGATCTGAGTGAAAAAGAAACCCGCTTCTTGATTGATGACCAACTCCGTCAGGCTGACTGGGAAGCCGATACGCAAAAATTCACGTTTGCTAAAGGTGTCCGGCCTGAGCCGGGCAAGAACCGTGCTATCGCTGAATGGCCTACTGTAGACGGTGGCTGGGCGGATTACATTCTCTTTGTTGGCCTGCAGCCGGTTGCGGTTGTTGAGGCGAAGAAGAAAAATTCTGATGTCAGCGGCAAGTTGAACCAGGCAGAGAATTACAGCCTCAATTTTGACTACAATTTCCTGAAGCAAACATTGCTGGATGAAGCCGTAGACAATGATGTTCGAAAACTGATTAACGATCACTTTTCCGATAATCAGCCTTCTTGGGTTGATTCATCTGGCAGTCGATATTTCCGGGTTCCTTTTGTCTATTCCACAAATGGTCGCCCTTACTTACGACAGTTGCAGACCAAGAGCGGAATTTGGTTCCGAGATGTTCGTAAAAAAGCCAATTATCCGAAAGCATTACCAGTCTGGCACCAGCCAGAAGAGCTAATCAACAAACTGAAAAGTGACCCGAAAAAGGCACATGAATGGCTAAAAGCCAACACGCTTGATCGATTAGGTTTACGGTATTTTCAGGAAGAAGCGGTACTGGCGGTCGAGGCAGCAATTGAGCGTGGCCAACAAAATATGTTGCTTGCCATGGCTACCGGAACGGGCAAAACACGAACAGCCATTGCCATCATGTACCGTCTGATACAATCCGGACGATTCAACCGCATTCTGTTCCTGGTTGATCGAACGGCATTGGGTGAACAGGCCATAGATTCCTTTGATGATACCCGTATCAATGACGAGCCATTCAACACCATCTTTGACATCAAGGAACTTACCGACAAATTTCCGGACGACTCCACCGCCATTCATGTAGCCACAGTGCAGTCACTGGTTAAACGCACATTATTCAGTGACGAGTTCATGCCAACAGAACGGTATGACGTGATCATCGTCGATGAAGCTCATCGCGGTTATATTCTCGATAAAGAGCAAACTGAGGGTGAACAGGTCTTTCGCAACCAGAAAGATTATATATCTTCCTATCGTCGTATTCTTGACCACTTTGATGCGGTAAAAATAGGCCTTACAGCAACACCCGCATTACATACGCTGGATATCTTCGGTGAACCTGTTTACCGTTACAGTTACAGAAAAGCAGTTATTGATGGCTACCTTACCGATCAGGAACCGCCGGTAAAAATCGTCACTGCATTGTCTGAAGGTGGTATCAGCTTCGAAAAAGGGGAAACCGTTCAAAGAATCACCAAAAACGGTGAGCTGATTCTTGATGATCTGGAAGATGAGCAAAGCTTCGATGTCGCCGACTTTAATAGGAAGGTGATCGCCCCCGGTTTTAACAAAGCCGTTTGTGAGGAGCTGGTTAATCATATTGACCTTACGAGCCCTCAAAAGACCCTGATTTTCTGCGTTAAAAACAGCCATGCCGATATGGTGGTTGAGGATCTGCGCGAGGCTTTCAAAAAGAAATACCCTGAGTTTGAAAGCGATGCCATCCTGAAAATCACTGGGGAAAGTGAAGATAACCCCAAACGGTTACAGAGTCTACTCACCCGTTTTGATAAAGAGCGTCTGCCCAATATTGTCGTAACAGTGGATTTGTTAACCACCGGGATCGATGTGCCCAGCATCTGCAACCTGGTCTTTTTACGCAAGGTGAAAAGCAGGATTCTCTATGAGCAGATGAAAGGCCGGGCAACCCGCCTCTGCCCAGAAATAGGAAAAACATCGTTCAGAATCTTTGATGCGGTTAATCTCTACGAAACACTGGAACCGGTTGATACCATGAAGCCCGTGGTCATCCGGCCCAAGGTATCCTTGAGAGAACTGGTCAATGAGATTACTGATTCCGAAACTTACAAAGTTCAGGAAGCGGATGGCCGCAGTTTTGCCGAGCACAGCCATGAGCAACTAATCAGTAAAATTCAGCGTATCATTGGACTTGCCCAGTTTAACCGGATCAAATCCCCTGAGGTGGATAAGAGCATCAAACGCTTTGATGATGTGCTGACAGGCATTGCAGGGTGTGACTTCAATAGTTTCGGTCGGGTATTGAAAGAAAAAGGCCCGCAACTGGCCGCTGAAATCTTTGAGAAAGACACTGGAATGGTAGAACGTCTGGAGAACCTTAAGGAGTTGATCAACGATCTCCGTGATGAACCGATCTTCACCGATATTCCGGACCAGGTTATTGATGTCCGCCGGGAATTTGGCCTGTTTGATAAAGCCGAAGACTTTCTTGAAGCCTTTGACAGCTTCGTAAAAGGCAATCTCAACAAACATGTTGCGCTCCAGACCATTGCCAATCGTCCAAGGGATCTCACTCGCAGGGAGCTACTGGACTTGGTCGAGTGGTTCGACAAAGAGTACTTCGATGAGTCCAGCCTACGGGTTGCCTGGAAGGCAAAAACAGATCAGGACATTGCCGCCCGTTTGATTGGCCATATCCGTCAGGCTGCCGTTGGGGATGCACTCAAACCTTTTGATGATCGCGTTGACCATGCCCTGATCAAAATCAAGAATGAAAATCAGTGGAGTCCTGTTCAGCAGGAGTGGCTCGACCGTCTGGCGAAAACCCTGAAAGAGTCCGTGGTGATAGACGACGATACCTTTAAGATTGGTAACTACCGTCGCAGAGGCGGTAAACGCAAGGTTGATGCCGCATTCGAAGGTAAGCTCACCGAGGTTCTGGATAAGTTCAGTGACTATATGTGGGATGAACTGGCCTGA